The following are from one region of the Nocardioides marmotae genome:
- the ilvA gene encoding threonine ammonia-lyase IlvA — translation MDLPTASDVEHAARTLRDVVGTSPLHPSPRLSAATGLDVWLKREDLHEVRSYKGRGAYNLVAGLSPEERERGVTCASAGNHAQGVAFACSRLGVRATIFLPRTTPRQKRARIAALGGPLVEVVVDGDTYDDADQQSRELARSTGAVVVPAFDDPRTIAGQGTVGLEVLDQLAALGRTPTAVVAPVGGGGLLAGLLTVLSERAPYVDVVGVEPAGAASMAAALAAGAPVELGAVDSFVDGAAVRRVGDWTHAVVAAHRPPLLAVPEGLVCVEMLDLYQSDGIIAEPAGALASAAIREHAVAAPGSTVVCVLSGGNNDVSRYAEVVERALVHEGLRHYFLVEFPQEPGALRMFLDDVLGPDDDIVLFEYVKRSNRETGPALVGIELQRPTDYAPLLERMGASGIRVQVVEPTSPLFRMVQ, via the coding sequence GTGGACCTGCCAACTGCCTCGGACGTCGAGCACGCGGCGCGAACACTCCGCGACGTGGTCGGCACCAGCCCGCTCCACCCCTCGCCGCGGCTCTCGGCGGCGACCGGGCTGGACGTCTGGCTCAAGCGCGAGGACCTCCACGAGGTCCGCTCCTACAAGGGGCGCGGCGCCTACAACCTGGTCGCGGGCCTGAGCCCGGAGGAGCGCGAGCGCGGAGTGACCTGCGCGAGCGCCGGCAACCACGCCCAGGGCGTCGCGTTCGCCTGCTCCCGGCTCGGGGTGCGGGCCACGATCTTCCTGCCGCGGACGACGCCGCGGCAGAAGCGCGCCCGGATCGCCGCGCTCGGCGGGCCGCTGGTCGAGGTGGTCGTCGACGGCGACACCTACGACGACGCCGACCAGCAGAGCCGCGAGCTCGCCCGCTCCACCGGCGCCGTCGTCGTACCCGCCTTCGACGACCCGCGCACGATCGCCGGCCAGGGCACGGTCGGCCTCGAGGTCCTCGACCAGCTCGCCGCGCTCGGCCGGACCCCCACCGCGGTCGTCGCGCCCGTGGGTGGCGGCGGCCTGCTCGCGGGGCTGCTGACGGTGCTCTCCGAGCGGGCGCCGTACGTCGACGTGGTCGGCGTCGAGCCGGCCGGCGCCGCCTCGATGGCGGCCGCGCTCGCCGCAGGCGCCCCGGTCGAGCTCGGCGCCGTCGACTCCTTCGTCGACGGCGCGGCCGTGCGCCGCGTCGGCGACTGGACCCACGCCGTCGTCGCCGCGCACCGGCCGCCGCTGCTCGCCGTGCCCGAGGGCCTGGTGTGCGTGGAGATGCTCGACCTCTACCAGTCCGACGGGATCATCGCCGAGCCTGCCGGCGCCCTGGCCAGCGCCGCGATCCGCGAGCACGCCGTCGCCGCCCCCGGCTCGACCGTCGTGTGCGTGCTCTCCGGCGGCAACAACGACGTGAGCCGGTACGCCGAGGTGGTCGAGCGCGCGCTCGTCCACGAGGGCCTGCGGCACTACTTCCTCGTGGAGTTCCCCCAGGAGCCCGGCGCGCTGCGGATGTTCCTCGACGACGTGCTCGGCCCCGACGACGACATCGTGCTCTTCGAGTACGTCAAGCGCTCCAACCGCGAGACCGGCCCCGCGCTGGTCGGCATCGAGCTCCAACGGCCGACCGACTACGCGCCGCTGCTGGAGCGGATGGGCGCCTCCGGCATCCGGGTCCAGGTCGTCGAGCCGACCAGCCCGCTGTTCCGGATGGTGCAGTAG
- a CDS encoding alpha/beta hydrolase, which yields MRRTWGPDLLGEGYEQQVIELGTDPDGEGEVCAVLVRRDVRPGEEVRGAVLYVHGFSDYFFQTELADFHAARGLAFYGLDLRKSGRARRPGQTAHYVSDLEQYDAELERAMGLIAADHGPDTPVVVVAHSTGGLVTPLWLDRRRRAGRTAPVAGLVLNSPWFDLQGSALLRGPGTQVLRALAMVAPLRSLDLPASTVYGDSLHTSVRGEWDYDLVLKPLEGFPVTVGWLNAVRRGHAQLHRGLEVGVPALVLRSDRTHYSRKHTDLSDRADTVLDVRQIARWSGCLGGETTVVPIAGARHDVFLSLPAPRAAAYDLLGEWLDRHLG from the coding sequence GTGCGACGAACCTGGGGGCCCGACCTGCTCGGGGAGGGCTACGAGCAGCAGGTCATCGAGCTCGGGACCGACCCCGACGGCGAGGGCGAGGTCTGCGCCGTCCTGGTGCGCCGCGACGTGCGGCCGGGGGAGGAGGTGCGCGGGGCGGTGCTCTACGTGCACGGCTTCTCCGACTACTTCTTCCAGACCGAGCTGGCCGACTTCCACGCCGCGCGCGGGCTGGCGTTCTACGGCTTGGACCTGCGCAAGTCCGGCCGCGCCCGCCGGCCCGGGCAGACCGCGCACTACGTCTCCGACCTCGAGCAGTACGACGCGGAGCTGGAGCGCGCGATGGGGCTGATCGCCGCCGACCACGGCCCCGACACCCCCGTCGTCGTGGTCGCCCACTCCACCGGCGGGCTGGTCACGCCGCTGTGGCTGGACCGCCGGCGCCGCGCCGGCCGCACCGCGCCGGTGGCCGGGCTGGTGCTCAACAGCCCGTGGTTCGACCTCCAGGGCTCGGCGCTGCTCCGCGGGCCGGGCACCCAGGTGCTGCGGGCGCTAGCGATGGTCGCGCCGCTGCGCTCGCTCGACCTGCCCGCGAGCACCGTCTACGGCGACTCGCTGCACACCAGCGTCCGGGGCGAGTGGGACTACGACCTCGTGCTCAAGCCGCTCGAGGGGTTCCCCGTCACCGTCGGCTGGCTCAACGCCGTGCGCCGCGGCCACGCCCAGCTGCACCGCGGGCTCGAGGTGGGCGTGCCGGCGCTGGTGCTGCGCTCGGACCGGACCCACTACTCCCGCAAGCACACCGACCTCAGCGACCGCGCCGACACGGTCCTCGACGTCCGGCAGATCGCCCGTTGGTCGGGCTGCCTGGGCGGTGAGACCACGGTCGTCCCGATCGCGGGCGCCCGGCACGACGTCTTCCTCTCCCTGCCCGCGCCGCGCGCCGCGGCGTACGACCTCCTCGGGGAGTGGCTCGACCGGCACCTCGGCTGA
- a CDS encoding 5'-3' exonuclease translates to MRTPPDRPRKLLLAVDAPSLLHRNHHARAHSDLRDRGGRPAWALHGMLRQILEAVDQFAPDAVLFGLDDRTSSEREAAYPAYKAGRAPKDATLVDQLERAGSLLDALGLLAVTPPGLEADDVNATAATWAERSGWSCVLVTSDRDSFAHISEHTSVLRLIDGGISASPLLTPQRLHAMYGVAATSYLEFAALRGDASDNLPGVSGIGEKTAAVLLAQVGSMQAAWADIDHCAGANLVAAVDSWCVETGSARVGRRLLSRLTAPGARERYEFNLSIMRGREVDLRLTPDVPGSPGLLPLDPGRVTRVVGHLGVESTTALALRVLTEPPASVGSGS, encoded by the coding sequence ATGCGCACCCCACCCGACCGTCCCCGCAAGCTGCTGCTCGCCGTCGACGCCCCGTCGCTGCTGCACCGCAACCACCACGCGCGCGCCCACTCCGACCTGCGCGACCGCGGCGGCCGCCCCGCGTGGGCGCTGCACGGGATGCTGCGGCAGATCCTGGAGGCGGTCGACCAGTTCGCGCCGGACGCGGTGCTCTTCGGGCTCGACGACCGCACCTCCTCCGAGCGCGAGGCGGCCTACCCGGCGTACAAGGCGGGCCGCGCGCCCAAGGACGCGACCCTCGTCGACCAGCTCGAGCGGGCCGGGTCGCTGCTCGACGCGCTGGGCCTGCTCGCGGTCACCCCGCCCGGGCTCGAGGCCGACGACGTCAACGCCACGGCGGCCACCTGGGCCGAGCGGTCGGGGTGGAGCTGCGTGCTGGTGACCTCCGACCGTGACTCCTTCGCCCACATCAGCGAGCACACCTCGGTGCTGCGGCTCATCGACGGCGGCATCAGCGCCTCGCCGCTGCTGACCCCGCAGCGGCTGCACGCGATGTACGGCGTGGCGGCCACGAGCTACCTGGAGTTCGCCGCGCTCCGCGGGGACGCCAGCGACAACCTCCCCGGGGTCTCCGGGATCGGGGAGAAGACCGCCGCGGTGCTGCTCGCCCAGGTCGGCTCCATGCAGGCCGCGTGGGCCGACATCGACCACTGCGCCGGCGCGAACCTGGTCGCGGCCGTCGACTCGTGGTGCGTGGAGACCGGCAGCGCCCGCGTCGGGCGCCGGCTGCTGTCGCGGCTGACCGCTCCGGGGGCGCGCGAGCGCTACGAGTTCAACCTCTCGATCATGCGCGGCCGCGAGGTCGACCTGCGGCTGACCCCCGACGTGCCCGGCTCGCCCGGCCTGCTCCCCCTCGACCCCGGCCGGGTCACCCGGGTCGTCGGCCACCTCGGCGTCGAGTCGACCACCGCCCTCGCCCTGCGCGTGCTCACCGAGCCGCCGGCGTCGGTGGGGTCGGGTAGCTGA
- a CDS encoding adenylate/guanylate cyclase domain-containing protein, which yields MSRRSAPFGARVLGRPDQSVRALRLRVQLLLTVMLVSTNVIAAGVVFLIASFVVPAPGPTSAMVLALAIAVPTYVGVAVAVGVAVGTRLSLRALRWATLGREPDVRQRLAALRVPLWLTVMQGALWLGATVLFTTLALTLQPERALGSGVAVGIAGLVACGIAFLLADFVMRPISARALDGLAVTDRPRGAGVGGRMVLFWCLGTAAPVGGMVVASVVGLAGDDNARERLPFTVLAISAVVLVFGLLTTVLNARSIVAPVTSVREALLDVERGDLDREVVVFDGTELGSLQAGFNAMAQGLREREQLRDLFGRHVGRDVALAAAARGVELGGESREVSVLFVDLVGSTTYATRHDPAEVVRTLNRFFGVVVEEVDRQHGLVNKFIGDAVLAVFGAPVDHPDHATAALAAARAIVRRLVEEVPEITAGIGVATGEAVAGNVGAASRLEYTVIGDAVNSAARLTDLAKEVPGCVLAAWDSVEAAAPEEARRWRRHDPVVLRGRSEETETAVLCG from the coding sequence ATGAGCAGGCGCTCGGCACCCTTCGGCGCGCGCGTGCTGGGCCGCCCCGACCAGTCGGTGCGCGCGCTGCGCCTGCGGGTCCAGCTGCTGCTGACCGTGATGCTGGTCAGCACCAACGTCATCGCCGCCGGCGTCGTCTTCCTCATCGCCTCCTTCGTCGTGCCCGCGCCCGGGCCCACGAGCGCGATGGTGCTCGCGCTGGCGATCGCGGTGCCGACGTACGTCGGCGTGGCGGTGGCCGTCGGGGTCGCGGTCGGGACGCGGCTGAGCCTGCGCGCCCTGCGCTGGGCCACCCTCGGCCGCGAGCCCGACGTGCGGCAGCGGCTGGCCGCCCTGCGCGTCCCGCTGTGGCTGACGGTCATGCAGGGTGCCCTGTGGCTCGGCGCGACGGTGCTCTTCACGACCCTCGCGCTGACCCTCCAGCCCGAGCGCGCCCTCGGGTCCGGCGTCGCCGTGGGCATCGCCGGGCTGGTGGCCTGCGGGATCGCCTTCCTGCTGGCCGACTTCGTCATGCGGCCGATCTCGGCGCGCGCCCTCGACGGGCTCGCGGTCACCGACCGGCCGCGCGGGGCCGGCGTCGGCGGCCGGATGGTGCTGTTCTGGTGCCTCGGCACGGCCGCGCCGGTCGGCGGCATGGTGGTCGCCTCCGTCGTCGGGCTCGCCGGCGACGACAACGCCCGCGAACGGCTGCCGTTCACGGTGCTGGCGATCAGCGCGGTCGTGCTGGTCTTCGGGCTGCTGACCACGGTGCTCAACGCCCGCTCGATCGTCGCGCCGGTCACCTCGGTGCGCGAGGCGCTGCTCGACGTCGAGCGCGGCGACCTCGACCGCGAGGTGGTCGTCTTCGACGGCACCGAGCTCGGCTCCCTCCAGGCCGGGTTCAACGCGATGGCCCAGGGCCTGCGCGAGCGCGAGCAGCTGCGCGACCTGTTCGGCCGCCACGTCGGCCGCGACGTCGCCCTCGCCGCGGCCGCCCGCGGGGTCGAGCTCGGCGGGGAGTCCCGCGAGGTCTCGGTGCTCTTCGTCGACCTGGTCGGCTCCACGACGTACGCCACCCGGCACGACCCCGCCGAGGTCGTGCGGACCCTCAACCGGTTCTTCGGCGTGGTCGTCGAGGAGGTCGACCGGCAGCACGGGCTGGTCAACAAGTTCATCGGCGACGCCGTCCTCGCGGTCTTCGGGGCGCCGGTCGACCACCCCGACCACGCGACCGCCGCGCTCGCCGCGGCCCGCGCGATCGTGCGGCGGCTGGTCGAGGAGGTCCCCGAGATCACCGCCGGCATCGGCGTCGCCACCGGCGAGGCGGTCGCGGGCAACGTCGGCGCGGCGAGCCGGCTGGAGTACACCGTGATCGGCGACGCCGTGAACAGCGCGGCCCGGCTCACCGACCTGGCCAAGGAGGTGCCCGGCTGCGTGCTGGCCGCCTGGGACAGCGTCGAGGCGGCCGCGCCCGAGGAGGCCCGGCGCTGGCGCCGGCACGACCCCGTCGTGCTCCGCGGGCGCAGCGAGGAGACCGAGACCGCCGTCCTCTGCGGCTAG
- a CDS encoding DUF1963 domain-containing protein gives MSEADRQRMIERVPEPDRAAVRALLRPVAAGAPAPAGAVGGAGVPRSQVGGLPFQAPGEAWPHDHEDRPMNFLVQVDFSELPPLPDFPRAGLLQWFVRSDEAYGVDVEEGPETTGLAVRWYDETALAAPGAGPAADYPDGYADPRFANAVLDPRTARPLVFAAATMLPIGWEHLAEDVAASPAAYAALERVAEDDDDLAEAAQDLAAVQVGGWPHLVQGPPDVPPGRPHRLLVRLDSEVGGLFEWGDMGAAHLFGDPAALARGDVSGCWWEWAC, from the coding sequence ATGAGCGAGGCCGACCGACAGCGGATGATCGAGCGCGTCCCCGAGCCCGACCGCGCGGCGGTCCGGGCCCTGCTGCGGCCGGTGGCCGCGGGCGCCCCCGCGCCGGCGGGCGCGGTTGGAGGTGCGGGTGTGCCGCGCTCCCAGGTCGGCGGTCTGCCGTTCCAGGCGCCGGGCGAGGCGTGGCCCCACGACCACGAGGACAGGCCGATGAACTTCCTGGTGCAGGTCGACTTCTCCGAGCTGCCGCCGCTGCCGGACTTCCCCCGCGCCGGGCTGCTCCAGTGGTTCGTGCGCTCCGACGAGGCCTACGGCGTGGACGTCGAGGAAGGCCCCGAGACCACCGGGCTGGCCGTGCGTTGGTACGACGAGACGGCGCTCGCGGCCCCGGGGGCCGGACCGGCCGCGGACTACCCCGACGGCTACGCCGACCCCCGGTTCGCGAACGCGGTCCTCGACCCGAGGACCGCCCGGCCGCTGGTGTTCGCGGCCGCCACGATGCTGCCGATCGGCTGGGAGCACCTCGCCGAGGACGTGGCGGCCAGCCCGGCGGCGTACGCCGCTCTCGAGCGGGTCGCCGAGGACGACGACGACCTCGCGGAGGCCGCCCAGGACCTGGCCGCGGTGCAGGTCGGCGGCTGGCCTCACCTCGTGCAGGGCCCGCCGGACGTGCCGCCGGGTCGTCCGCACCGCCTGCTGGTGCGGCTGGACTCGGAGGTGGGCGGCCTGTTCGAGTGGGGCGACATGGGGGCGGCCCACCTCTTCGGCGACCCCGCGGCGCTGGCCCGTGGCGACGTGTCCGGCTGCTGGTGGGAGTGGGCCTGCTAG
- a CDS encoding LysR family transcriptional regulator, with product MRADDLVVLLEVARTGNLSAAATALGLTHSTVSRRLDALEATVGAPVVSRTTRGCHLTELGRSLLPAAESVERAVTTARHALSADGDGEGELAGLVRVSAPEAFAAVYAAPALAALRRRHPRVTVELTAATRPIVHGSGADVEVGVGEPLSPRVRTIDLATYELGLFAAPSYLDRAGRPRSQAELEDHALVYYVEGALRVSDLQLVDRLFAERAVQLGATSVFAQLEAARAGAGIALLPKFLARRTTGLEPVLPSRVRVELGFVAALASASVRRAPAVAALAAIRSEVQARAAELR from the coding sequence ATGCGTGCCGACGACCTGGTCGTGCTGCTCGAGGTCGCCCGCACCGGCAACCTCAGCGCCGCGGCGACCGCCCTCGGGCTCACCCACTCCACGGTCTCGCGCCGCCTCGACGCGCTCGAGGCGACGGTCGGGGCGCCGGTCGTCTCGCGCACCACGCGCGGCTGCCACCTCACCGAGCTCGGCCGCTCGCTGCTCCCCGCCGCGGAGTCGGTCGAGCGCGCGGTCACCACCGCCCGCCACGCGCTGAGCGCCGACGGGGACGGCGAGGGCGAGCTGGCCGGCCTCGTGCGGGTCTCCGCACCCGAGGCGTTCGCCGCCGTGTACGCCGCGCCCGCGCTCGCCGCGCTGCGCCGCCGGCACCCCCGAGTCACGGTCGAGCTCACCGCCGCCACCCGGCCGATCGTGCACGGCAGCGGCGCCGACGTGGAGGTCGGCGTCGGGGAGCCGCTGTCCCCGCGGGTGCGGACCATCGACCTGGCGACGTACGAGCTGGGCCTCTTCGCCGCCCCCTCCTACCTCGACCGGGCCGGGCGGCCGCGGTCGCAGGCCGAGCTGGAGGACCACGCGCTCGTCTACTACGTGGAGGGGGCGCTGCGGGTCAGCGACCTCCAGCTGGTCGACCGGCTCTTCGCCGAGCGGGCGGTGCAGCTCGGCGCCACCAGCGTCTTCGCCCAGCTCGAGGCGGCGCGGGCGGGGGCGGGCATCGCGCTGCTGCCGAAGTTCCTCGCCCGCCGGACCACCGGGCTCGAGCCGGTCCTCCCCAGCCGGGTGCGGGTCGAGCTGGGCTTCGTGGCCGCCCTCGCGAGCGCCAGCGTCCGCCGCGCACCGGCCGTCGCGGCGCTCGCGGCGATCCGCAGCGAGGTGCAGGCGCGCGCGGCCGAGCTGCGCTGA
- a CDS encoding aldehyde dehydrogenase family protein: MKLQTTIDAPDAGTPDWPMLIGGEWVPSESGAWRDVVTPARAEQVLARVPEGTKADLDRAVDAATAALPAWRALHFRERGTILLRIADALEQRAEDFAQLTAQDTGNALRTQARPESATLVALFRYFGGVAGEFKGTVLPAGDDQLQYTRLEPLGVVGAILPWNSPLMIAAMKLPAALAAGNTLVVKPAEDAPLTILLLAQVMSEHLPAGVLNVVTGVGETVGQAISEHPGIHKVSFTGSSEVGRIVGATAGGRLAHQSLELGGKSPNIVCPSAAAPDVIEATAEGVLLAMRFSRQGQSCTAGSRLFLHEDVHDEFLRVLVEKVSKLKVGDPLAEETDMGAIINRSQYEQVLDYIEDGKSQPGVRVALDMSRDVPEGLEGYYQGPTILAGVANDWRIAREEIFGPVLVVIPWKDEDEVVAMANDSHYGLAAFVWSRDLDQALGLAHRIESGWVQVNQGGGQVVGQSYGGYKASGIGREFSIEGAIEGFTQTKQINVKLGR; the protein is encoded by the coding sequence GTGAAGCTGCAGACCACCATCGACGCACCCGACGCCGGCACGCCCGACTGGCCGATGCTCATCGGCGGGGAGTGGGTCCCCTCCGAGAGCGGCGCGTGGCGCGACGTGGTGACCCCGGCCCGCGCCGAGCAGGTCCTCGCGCGGGTGCCCGAGGGCACGAAGGCCGACCTCGACCGGGCCGTCGACGCGGCCACCGCCGCACTGCCGGCCTGGCGGGCGCTGCACTTCCGCGAGCGCGGCACGATCCTGCTGCGCATCGCCGACGCCCTCGAGCAGCGCGCCGAGGACTTCGCCCAGCTGACCGCCCAGGACACCGGCAACGCGCTGCGCACCCAGGCGCGGCCGGAGTCGGCGACCCTGGTGGCGCTGTTCCGCTACTTCGGCGGCGTGGCCGGGGAGTTCAAGGGCACCGTGCTGCCCGCCGGCGACGACCAGCTGCAGTACACCCGGCTCGAGCCGCTCGGCGTCGTCGGCGCGATCCTGCCGTGGAACTCCCCGCTGATGATCGCCGCGATGAAGCTGCCCGCCGCGCTCGCCGCCGGCAACACCCTCGTGGTCAAGCCCGCCGAGGACGCCCCGCTGACGATCCTGCTGCTCGCGCAGGTCATGTCCGAGCACCTGCCGGCGGGCGTGCTCAACGTCGTCACCGGCGTCGGCGAGACCGTCGGCCAGGCGATCTCCGAGCACCCGGGCATCCACAAGGTCTCCTTCACCGGCTCCTCCGAGGTCGGCCGGATCGTCGGCGCCACCGCCGGCGGCCGCCTCGCGCACCAGTCGCTCGAGCTCGGCGGAAAGTCGCCGAACATCGTGTGCCCCTCGGCCGCCGCGCCGGACGTCATCGAGGCGACCGCCGAGGGCGTGCTGCTCGCGATGCGGTTCAGCCGCCAGGGCCAGTCCTGCACCGCCGGGTCGCGGCTGTTCCTCCACGAGGACGTGCACGACGAGTTCCTCCGCGTGCTGGTCGAGAAGGTCTCGAAGCTCAAGGTCGGCGACCCGCTCGCCGAGGAGACCGACATGGGCGCGATCATCAACCGCTCGCAGTACGAGCAGGTCCTCGACTACATCGAGGACGGCAAGTCCCAGCCCGGCGTCCGGGTCGCGCTGGACATGTCCCGCGACGTGCCCGAGGGGCTCGAGGGCTACTACCAGGGCCCCACGATCCTCGCCGGCGTCGCCAACGACTGGCGGATCGCCCGGGAGGAGATCTTCGGCCCCGTGCTCGTCGTCATCCCGTGGAAGGACGAGGACGAGGTCGTCGCGATGGCCAACGACTCCCACTACGGCCTCGCCGCGTTCGTCTGGTCCCGCGACCTCGACCAGGCCCTCGGCCTGGCCCACCGCATCGAGTCCGGCTGGGTCCAGGTCAACCAGGGCGGCGGCCAGGTCGTCGGCCAGTCCTACGGCGGCTACAAGGCCTCCGGCATCGGCCGGGAGTTCTCCATCGAGGGCGCGATCGAGGGCTTCACCCAGACCAAGCAGATCAACGTCAAGCTCGGTCGCTGA
- a CDS encoding protein adenylyltransferase SelO produces the protein MSVAPSPTVHLDHRFADELPELAVPWQAAETSEPRLLALDEELAAEVGLDPAWLRGPEGLGLLTGTRVPAGAQPVAQAYAGHQFGGFSPRLGDGRALLLGELTGPDGVVRDLHLKGSGRTPFARGGDGLAAVGPMLREHVVSTAMHALGIPTTRSLAVLATGRKVQRETVLPGAVLARVAASHLRVGSVQYARATGDLDLLRRLADHTIDRHHPAAREADAPYLALLESVVAVQASLVARWMAVGFVHGVMNTDNMTLSGETIDYGPCAFMEAFDPASVFSSIDEAGRYAYGNQPVAAEWNLARLAEAMLPLLDESEERAIEIATEALGGFRDAYSAAFTGHMRAKAGLPAGLADDVAVPLVDDLFPILRSGHVDWTSFFRALATAARGDAEPVRGMVLDLPALDGWLERWRALDPDADAMDRVNPLYVPRNHLVEEALDAATTGDLEPVERLVDVLRSPYDERPGLAAYAAPAPPDFGSYTTYCGT, from the coding sequence GTGAGCGTCGCCCCGTCTCCCACCGTCCACCTCGACCACCGCTTCGCCGACGAGCTGCCCGAGCTCGCCGTGCCGTGGCAAGCGGCCGAGACCAGCGAGCCCCGGCTGCTCGCCCTCGACGAGGAGCTCGCTGCCGAGGTCGGCCTCGACCCGGCCTGGCTGCGCGGCCCCGAGGGGCTCGGGCTGCTCACCGGCACCCGCGTGCCCGCGGGTGCGCAGCCGGTGGCGCAGGCCTACGCCGGCCACCAGTTCGGCGGGTTCTCCCCGCGGCTCGGCGACGGCCGCGCACTGCTGCTCGGCGAGCTGACCGGCCCCGACGGGGTGGTGCGCGACCTGCACCTCAAGGGCTCGGGGCGTACGCCGTTCGCGCGCGGCGGCGACGGGCTGGCGGCCGTCGGCCCGATGCTGCGCGAGCACGTCGTCTCCACCGCGATGCACGCCCTCGGCATCCCCACCACCCGCTCGCTCGCGGTCCTCGCCACCGGCCGGAAGGTCCAGCGCGAGACCGTGCTCCCCGGCGCCGTGCTGGCGCGGGTGGCCGCGAGCCACCTGCGGGTCGGGTCGGTGCAGTACGCCCGGGCCACCGGCGACCTCGACCTGCTGCGGCGGCTGGCCGACCACACGATCGACCGGCACCACCCGGCGGCGCGCGAGGCCGACGCGCCGTACCTCGCGCTGCTGGAGTCCGTGGTCGCCGTCCAGGCCTCCCTGGTCGCGCGGTGGATGGCCGTGGGGTTCGTGCACGGGGTGATGAACACCGACAACATGACGCTGTCGGGCGAGACCATCGACTACGGGCCGTGCGCCTTCATGGAGGCCTTCGACCCCGCGTCGGTGTTCAGCTCGATCGACGAGGCCGGCCGGTACGCCTACGGCAACCAGCCCGTCGCCGCCGAGTGGAACCTCGCCCGGCTCGCCGAGGCGATGCTGCCGCTGCTCGACGAGTCCGAGGAGCGCGCGATCGAGATCGCGACCGAGGCCCTCGGCGGGTTCCGCGACGCCTACAGCGCGGCGTTCACCGGCCACATGCGGGCCAAGGCCGGGCTGCCCGCCGGGCTGGCCGACGACGTGGCGGTCCCGCTGGTCGACGACCTCTTCCCGATCCTGCGCTCCGGGCACGTCGACTGGACGTCGTTCTTCCGCGCGCTCGCCACCGCCGCCCGCGGCGACGCCGAGCCGGTGCGCGGCATGGTCCTCGACCTGCCCGCCCTCGACGGCTGGCTCGAGCGGTGGCGCGCGCTCGACCCGGACGCCGACGCCATGGACCGGGTCAACCCCCTCTACGTCCCGCGCAACCACCTGGTCGAGGAGGCGCTCGACGCCGCCACCACCGGGGACCTCGAGCCGGTCGAGCGGTTGGTCGACGTGCTGCGCTCGCCGTACGACGAGCGGCCGGGGCTGGCGGCCTACGCCGCCCCCGCCCCGCCCGACTTCGGTTCCTACACGACGTACTGCGGGACCTGA
- a CDS encoding sugar ABC transporter substrate-binding protein yields the protein MNRKHSLALAALMGLAMTVTACGSDDGGDDASDTDSSSQSSSADGKIGVILPDTESSVRWESADRPALGAAFDAAGVEYDIQNAEGDAERMTQIADTMIGNGVTVLAIVNLDSESGAAIQEKAASQGVATIDYDRLTLGGSAEYYVSFDNTVVGELQGQGLADCLGDKKANIVYLNGAPTDNNATLFADGAHSVLDEMPYEVVGEQDVPDWDNEEAATIFQQLYTAANGKVDGVLAANDGLAGAAIGILEGNGQAGKVPVTGQDATVEGLQNVLAGTQCMTVYKSATQEAEALAQAAIALVNGEEAETTGTTTDSEGGRDVPSILLEPQSITKVNVMDVIEDGGQKAADVCTGEFKKLCADAGIS from the coding sequence GTGAACCGGAAGCACAGCCTGGCCCTGGCGGCCCTGATGGGCCTGGCCATGACCGTGACGGCTTGCGGGTCGGACGACGGCGGCGATGACGCCAGCGACACCGACAGCAGCAGCCAGAGCAGCAGCGCCGACGGCAAGATCGGCGTCATCCTCCCCGACACGGAGTCCTCGGTGCGGTGGGAGAGCGCCGACCGTCCGGCCCTCGGGGCGGCCTTCGACGCCGCCGGCGTGGAGTACGACATCCAGAACGCCGAGGGCGACGCGGAGCGGATGACCCAGATCGCCGACACCATGATCGGCAACGGCGTCACCGTCCTGGCGATCGTCAACCTCGACTCCGAGTCCGGCGCGGCGATCCAGGAGAAGGCGGCCTCCCAGGGCGTCGCCACCATCGACTACGACCGGCTCACCCTCGGTGGTTCGGCGGAGTACTACGTCTCCTTCGACAACACCGTCGTCGGTGAGCTCCAGGGCCAGGGCCTCGCGGACTGCCTGGGCGACAAGAAGGCGAACATCGTCTACCTCAATGGCGCGCCGACCGACAACAACGCCACCCTCTTCGCCGACGGCGCGCACAGCGTGCTCGACGAGATGCCTTACGAGGTCGTCGGCGAGCAGGACGTCCCGGACTGGGACAACGAGGAGGCCGCCACGATCTTCCAGCAGCTCTACACCGCCGCCAATGGCAAGGTCGACGGCGTCCTCGCCGCCAACGACGGCCTCGCCGGCGCCGCGATCGGCATCCTCGAGGGCAACGGCCAGGCCGGCAAGGTCCCGGTCACCGGCCAGGACGCCACCGTCGAGGGCCTGCAGAACGTCCTCGCCGGCACCCAGTGCATGACGGTCTACAAGTCCGCCACGCAGGAGGCCGAGGCGCTCGCCCAGGCCGCGATCGCGCTGGTCAACGGCGAGGAGGCCGAGACGACCGGCACGACCACCGACAGCGAGGGTGGGCGCGACGTCCCGTCGATCCTGCTCGAGCCGCAGTCGATCACCAAGGTCAACGTCATGGACGTGATCGAGGACGGCGGGCAGAAGGCCGCCGACGTCTGCACCGGCGAGTTCAAGAAGCTCTGCGCCGACGCCGGCATCTCCTGA